ATCATGAAGGAGCTCAACGTCCAATATGTGCTCGGCTACACGCCGGAGGAGTTCGCGGCGTCACTGCGCCTGATCGCGGAAGGGCAGGTGGACGCCGCTGCGATGGTGACGGCCGAGGTGGGCCTCGACGGCGTCGCGCGGGCCTTCGCGGATCTGGCCAATCCCGAAGCGCACACCAAGATCATCGTGCAGCCGTGGCGATAGCAGCTAGGTGGGTGCCGTAGGGTGGGCAAAGGCGCATAGCGCCGTGCCCACCATGCAGCCGCTGTCGTGACGAGAACGGTGGGCACGCTTCCGCCGTCGCTCTTCGAGCTATGGCGGACAAGCCGCTTTGCCCCCTACGAGACCTTCAGTATTTCGCCGGCACGTACATCTCCGGCGGAACCGGGCCGCGCTGATAGTCGGGGTGGCGGACGCGCGGCGGCAGCATCACCGGCGCGCGAGCGACCTCCTGATACGGGATTTGGCTCAGCAGATGCGCGATGCAATTGAGCCGCGCGCGCTTCTTGTCGACGGCATCGACGATCCACCACGGCGAGTCCGGAAGATGCGTATGCTCCAGCATCGTCTCCTTGGCCTTGGTGTACGCTTCCCAGCGGCTGCGCGCCTCGACGTCCATCGGGCTCAGCTTCCACTGCTTGAGCGGATCCTTGATGCGCATGGTGAAGCGGAACTGTTGTTCGTCGTCGGTGATCGAGAACCAGTACTTGACCAGGATGATGCCGGAGCGGATCAGCATGCGCTCGAATTCCGGCACTGTCTTGAAGAACTCCTGGTACTCCTCCTCGGTGCAGAAGCCCATCACGCGCTCGACACCGGCGCGGTTGTACCAGCTGCGGTCGAACAGCACGATCTCGCCGCCGGCTGGCAGATGCGCGACGTAGCGTTGGAAGTACCATTGCGTGCGCTCGCGCTCGCTCGGGGCGGGTAGCGCCGCGACGTGGCAGATGCGGGGATTGAGGCGCTGGGTGATGCGCTTGATGACGCCGCCCTTGCCGGCGGAATCGCGGCCCTCGAAGAGCACCACGACTTTCTTCTTCTCGCTCTGCACCCAGTCCTGAAGCTTGACCAGTTCGCCCTGGAGGCGGAGCAGTTCCCGGAAATAGAGCCTGCGATCGACCGTCGGCTTCAGCGTGCCCGTCTCGTCCAGGAGCTCGTCGAGCCTGGCGTCGTCGAGCTCCATTTCCAGCTCCTCGTCGAGATCGTCGGCCATCTCCTGAAGGATGCGCTCGCGCTTGGCGATTTGGGACGTGCGGTCGGATGCAGTCATGGGCGTCTTCTCTCGGCTAGAGTGCCAGTGTTACCAACGACCATCGACGGGCTTTGTTGCGCCCATGTGACAACCCGCCAATCCCGCTGAACCTGGTCACACCGGCAGCGCGATCGAATATTTCACCTGGCTCAGCGCAAAGCTGGACTCGATCGAGGCGATGCCGTCGAGGCGGGTCAGCTTGGTCTTGAGGAACGTCTCGTAGGAGGCGAGATCGGCGGCGACGACACGCAGCAAATAGTCGCGATTGCCGGTCATCAGATAGCACTCCAGCACCTCGTCCCATTTCGAGATCGCGCGGGCGAAGCGGTTGAGGTCCTCCTCCTTCTGCCGCGCCAGCTTGATCGAGATGAATACGCTGACGTGCAGTCCGAGTGCCTTCTGGTCCACGGTCGCGACATAGCGCGAGATGACGCCGCGCTCTTCCAGGAGCTTGACCCGGCGATGGCAGGGCGAGACCGACAGGCCGACCTTGTCGGCGAGTTCCTGCATGGTCAGCCGACTGTCGGCCTGGAGCAGCGCGAGGATTTTCCGGTCGATGGAGTCCAGATCGGGCATTGGGATGAAACCTTATTATTGGCGGCGATGTTGGTAAAATATCCCAATTCTGCCGGTTATGTCGCAAGAAATTGAGATATCCGGCGCTTCGCGCAGGCGTATGATCGATCGATCAGATTCCGGAGCAGCGCCATGCCCGTCGATTCC
This genomic stretch from Bradyrhizobium daqingense harbors:
- the ppk2 gene encoding polyphosphate kinase 2, which encodes MTASDRTSQIAKRERILQEMADDLDEELEMELDDARLDELLDETGTLKPTVDRRLYFRELLRLQGELVKLQDWVQSEKKKVVVLFEGRDSAGKGGVIKRITQRLNPRICHVAALPAPSERERTQWYFQRYVAHLPAGGEIVLFDRSWYNRAGVERVMGFCTEEEYQEFFKTVPEFERMLIRSGIILVKYWFSITDDEQQFRFTMRIKDPLKQWKLSPMDVEARSRWEAYTKAKETMLEHTHLPDSPWWIVDAVDKKRARLNCIAHLLSQIPYQEVARAPVMLPPRVRHPDYQRGPVPPEMYVPAKY
- a CDS encoding Lrp/AsnC family transcriptional regulator is translated as MPDLDSIDRKILALLQADSRLTMQELADKVGLSVSPCHRRVKLLEERGVISRYVATVDQKALGLHVSVFISIKLARQKEEDLNRFARAISKWDEVLECYLMTGNRDYLLRVVAADLASYETFLKTKLTRLDGIASIESSFALSQVKYSIALPV